ggtCCAAGTACTTTGTAGTGGTCGAATATCAAAGAAACAAAAAATGGCACATGTGATTCTAAAGAAGATTAATAATGTAACCAACGAATACGTGTTACTTAACTCACCGGACAATTTTCTACAAGGGGTACAAATATTTGTAGCCAATATGCTATCTCCATGGCTAGAGAAACCCATAAATTATATCTGCAGTAAAGTCACTAGTAATAAAGATGTtttaataatgaacaaaaacaCGGTTAACGAAATTGAGAATCAAAAAATTGGTATCGAAACAAATGATTCAAAAACCaatgaattaagtaaaaataaaacaaatagacttaaattaaaaaccacaaaaaaatcaaaaattaaccaaaaatcaaaaattggtaaatttacAAAAACTATCGGTAAACGCAGATTGTCCTTGCAAAACTCCTACAAagctacaaaaataattaaaactaacagaaaatcgaaaaaaggTTTGAAATTTTCCCCAGTGATTACTGCGGTAGATGACTCGgagaaaataattgaaaaccatGAAATATTATCGAATTTGGTCCTCGTAAGGCATCCAGTCATTAAAAATACttctaagaaaaaaataaaaaataataagatgtcAAATCCCTTTAAGAGTAAGAATAAccagaaattcaaaaaaagtaaaagttcAAAAACCTTCGTGAAAGGCAGCTTGTCTTCGCAAAACTCCAATAAAGTTACAAAAACGAACGGTAAATCAAAAAAAGGTATGCAATTTACCCCAGTGATTGCTGTGGTGGATGActcaaacaaaatttttaaaaaccatgaaATATTATCGAATTCTGTTCTTGTAAGTCGTCCAGGCAGTAAAAGTACAATtaagaagaaaataaaaaataataagaaattgaCATCAGTAATTGATGCGGTGCATGACTCaaacaaaatttttgaaaaccatGAAATATTATCGAATTCTGTTTTCGCAAGTCGTCCAGGCAGTAAAAGTACAATtaagaagaaaataaaaaataataagaagtCAAACCACATTAAGAGTAAAAATAACcagaaatccaaaaaaaaaatttcaaaaaccattGTTAAGGGCAGCTTGTCCTTGCAAAACCACAATAaagctacaaaaaaaaaaattaacggaaAATCGAAAAAAGGTTTGAAATCGGTGACAGTAATTGCTGCAGACGACTCAGAGAAAATTAGTGGAAACaatcaaattttatcaaattctgTCCTCATAAAGCATTCAGTcagtaaaaatgtaagtaaaacgaaaataaaaagtGAAAAGACCTTAAACATTCTTGAGGATGTTAGCAACACTAATGGTCGTGGTGAGTACACAAATGTGGAAAATGGTAACAATGAATCGATGACAAGTAATGAAAAGTTATCAAAATCAACGAAACAACcacaaaattacaatacatttgaAGCAGACAGCAATGGcgttaacaaaaacaaattcattAACGGCGATGTAGAATCATTCAGATCAGCAACAGACGCAGAGAATACTCATGCTATGATTGACACTACTCACGATGGAAGAAACGACGATGGTCAAAGAATTGAAACAGTGAAAATTCGTTCGAAATCACAATATGATGGTGATGGTAAACTGTTATTATCAAAACACGGTGGTAAGCCGACAACTACGATACCAAACAGAATAACGGATAGccattattataatgcaaacGAAGATGACGGAGTACTGTATGTGACGGATTATAGTAAACATTCAGTAACGGCGGCCAATAATTTGTCGGGAGAAAATGATATCAACATATTGAGAGGcgaagaattaataaaatataatgagaatacTTCGATTAACCTAGATGATGATGGTTATAGTGACGTCAATACAGACTATGATAATGGTTTTGACGATGATGACGGAcatcgtattataattaagaaCGAAGATGGGGAAGAACtcgaatgtaatatttttattttcattacaacAGTTAAACTTTATTAGAAATACTTAGGGCCAGTTTTTCAATCAATTTTATTCATCGAATACCTAACCAAATTTATTCGCTaacttacaaaaatatataatttttttggtttttcaatgTCAGAATAAGTCTTATTCGACGAATAAATCACAAATAAGTTATACAGTACATTTCTACTGAATAAGATGTTATTTGACGAATAACTATCAATTagaatatttaggtacctacaatattaaaaataatatattttgtaataatatttttaatatttaatataatttaaattcgttAGTCGTTACGTCTTTTCTTCTGTTTTTCTGTTcgtaaaaatttatatttgggATGTAATTATGGATTTATtggatattttttgaaaacggCGATATTAAAATCATTGAGTACTTAAATCATCAAcgacataatatgtacacaattCATGTATGAATTTATCACTTGACATTTTGGGATGATCAATACTTTAAAGTTACCtaaattttaaatctcaaaAGAAGTGGCTATTCAAATTTTGGgatacatattaaataagcaAATATCTACACAATTAGACTGGTAAGTACCTAAAACATTAACCCAGCCAAGGGCGTAATTAGGGGATGGATtagggggatagatcccccaaaacttgttttttaatgataatattttgatcaaaGTATTGATAATGACCATTCATGTTTGCTAAAAATGCATATCCCTCCCCAAAaccaaattcctaattacgccactgaacCCAGCACCCTGTACTTGAatcaatgttttatattttctgagtaattttttaattcttttatataccaatattaaaCTTGTGACTTCTCTAAgctttaatttatgtataaaaaaaaagtatttaaatattaaagtatctaaaatattatagtatatattacacAACCTGCTGTAGTTGAATTGTATTTCCCAGAAATTTATAaccatcatttatttttatcttacacGACAAATCATTGGACTCTTTATTTTCTAGGAGAAAATGGTTTTCAATGACATTTATTAATGACAATTCCTTTTCCATAAAAGACAATTTGGTAGCTCTTAGTCATTTATTTTGCTTTGATACCATGACTATTTTATTCACATTTGTAATCAGTACCTAATCACAAAATATGTAGAAACTTGAAGTGGACActtatgttgtaaaaattaataacataattatcacACATTATTACGTGATGTTGTCCTATCACTGATAAAGTGATATATTTTGGTATGATTTTGAACCAATCAAATAAAGTTGATTAGTACAATTTATTTCACAACACACTATTATCTGTATTAACGTCTGTTAGTATCAAAATCTACAGAATAGATTTATTTTCctaataacaaatttatcttCCAAATAGTTATTCAAAAGATaagtttgtattaaaaacacTGATCAACATCTTGTTTTCTTGGGAAGTTTCTTTGCTGAATAAGTTTATTCGATGAATAACTGGATGATTGAAAAACCGGCTCTTGTTAatcatttgaattttataatattaataatcaaaatactggaacaaatataaattaatgtacataatatattattatttatatttttatttgtacaatattacaGTTCTGGTCTAaacaaataacttaataaagatattcttttataaaaatagaacataTAATTTGAGACTTTTTCCGAGTTCAGGCCAAATAATCAGCTAATTGGTCATCCACATAAACCTAACTTCTAAAACTCGTCTAAATCTTAGCATAttctcatatttttaataaagttgaacttaaaaacaacaaattcttcttttttattagtaagcactaattttacatttaaatagaataataatcaataaatatacttttCTTTACTGTTTTATcgtattgaaaaataatgggATATAAATATTCTTCATTGATCtatatatcacatattataatattatgtttaatactacaatttattattaaattactaatttgaaaattaaactaTTGAGTATTTGAGGAAaacaagttataattttaaagtagcTTAAGAAACTGTCTTAAATCATACAATTGTCCGTTAGTACGTTGgaattacgatattatattattttgatttaggtatttttaaaatattacgttaaGTATGTTCAGCCTgtttaggtatgtatatttaaatttacaatgcttataaaaaaaattgtgcccagttatttttaatatttttcaactgatattataatttataacaatctattaaattttcaagcattattacccaacaaataacattttattgacaattattgaaaaaaaaaactaaataaattaaaactgacatgttcgtaaacagctcaaaataagtcgaaaaatttggaaaatgttatggtgtataaaaaaagctaatataaacattcagtcgaaatttcatgtatctatagttatttgttttagagttgcaccaaaaaccaaaatcgattttctcgaaaacagatttttcataaaaattcccgattttccttaatttttcttttgtttttcacgtcatttttgaaaactactggaaaatgtttacttttgaccccccaaagtaccaactagattcactttcctatcagaaaagttactgttgaagaaaatccaagcatttttactgtcctaaaaggtgatgacagacacaaaaaaaaacacacacatcattgtaaaatcaatacattcatcgcttcgctcagaatctaaaaaaaattagtgtaaattcacaataatttgttatgagtgtgaagtaaaaatgttgacaaagttcatcaaaaacacgaaaattgacaaattatttcgaataaaaaattcataaaaatgtttctttttgtatctaatatttgaaattgttatacaaGTTCCCCCTTAAGTTttctacatttaacaaaaagttTACCGGCAAGTCAAAcgttttacgagcgtttgaagttagacATTACCCGTAAATTAACAAACTCTCAtacaacaattttcttattttgtagttattcaaaaaagattaactgtaggtacttgaaaagttcataaaatattcatattatccaTTTTTGATACTTGATAaatgttaagttatttttaaaaaattgaaattgaaaatttgttttttaatggtatttaaaattaaaatttttacaaaattcattaTAATCCAGCCCATGTCCCTGGCACCCCCACTTTGGAATTTAGGATCAAAATTAACTACATTCGTTTGTGCTTCATTTGTCCTGGTTTGTGCTTTTAATCCCGTCGTCTGTGCTCAACCCTTTCCaaagtttttcaaatttgaaagtTTGGGAGCTACTCccctttgtaaaaaaaaattattttgtcttatGAATCTGTTCACAACTGTCCACATAATCATAAAACATTAAGTCGTAAAACATTTGGTTCGccagaaatatataaataaatatgcaaaaaaataaataatatccagaataaataaaataattagtacctttaaaatgtattgtctaGTTTAGAACTAACGGACTATATTTCACATGCATTCCCCCCCTTGATAGATTTTaatgtataactattttttatttttattttatccaagtgaagttactttttatattttacctagctataaactttttaaaatatactttttaaataataataagcgtaATAGGGAAAATTTATTGActaaaaatttttgaattagtcatacaaatttgaactttgtctttaaaaaaaataaaataaaataacctttaaaaaagtttttagaataaaaaactgtaaaaatgtgtttttttgttacaaatggttgcaattaatttggaaagaaaatatagataatatgtacTTTGAAGACGATACGAACATTTTAGGGTCTAACCTTTACAGATAGTACATATAAACAACTGgttttcaacaattattcaattatacttgtaggtagtaggtatatactacctatataatatcataatatataataagtacaatattatttaaaaaaaactaatattcttAAATTGTTACTATAACaatttagtataaacatttgttatattagaatatgtataatatacacctttaattataaatattgaacatttctCGAATAAACTACAAAAACTATAATTAGGACGACGAACTCCTCACTACATCATCACTACATGCATCACTACATCAGAGTATTACAACGCGTAGgtatcaaatacaattatatttgaatatattattttttatacaaacactGAAATTGACACAAACAGGTAAAacaattacctataaatatcCATATACTTAAGTTTCATTGATTGagtggaaattatttttttaaagatcgACAATCATGCacttacaataaaaaaactattttctaaTCCACATCATTTTGATTTTCCAAAATACATAGAATGTATTTAAAGTACCGCCTGTaccacaattatatatttagttttaggCTGTAAGTCCATTtgttgttttcctaaaatggcgcaaatttaaaaaaaaaaaattctaatccACAAGTGTATGAGTTTTTCTGGCGAACCAAATGTCTTACGACTAAAGACCATAcaggtaaaaatgattatatggACAGTTGTGATCAGATTCgaaggaaaaaataatttttttacaaagggGAGTAGCTGGGATTACATTTCAGCCCCAACTGTCAAAGTTGAATAACTTTGGAATGGGTTGAGCACAAACGACGGGACTAAAAGCACAAACCAGCACAACTAAAGCACAAACGAATGGAGttaattttgtttcataatTCCAAAGTGGGAGGGCAGGTGACCTGGAGCTTCATAATTCTGAAGAtttgcaaattatattgtagtcagatattcataaaaaaatgtcattttatACCGAAGATATGAAAATTTattacaaggttcctcataagtatttttaatatcagttgaaaaataataaagatctATAGGTacgattatttataagtatttaaagttcaaattttgacaaaatgtatcaaattgaaaatttacaaattatttagtagttaaacatttataaaatgttcaattttatagctaaggattctcataaatatttcatactctacttaaccaaaaaatctaaaaaatatataaacacagttattttttacagacattataagttcaaatctggacgaaattacatatctAAGggtaacgattttagttattttgttttagtttaaaaatattatttgtaggtagaTGTATGAAACTATTGggtttatcattatatttaatatacacaattCTTGGAAAAAATGGATTTAACCAACTgttgtactaatgcctaatagtaaagtAAATTACTcaataataccataaaatatataacccgTGCAGTTCATCTTAGCCATCATCTGACGTCACAGTTACCAACACAGTTGGATAACTTTACATTAAAGGATAGTAATTGTAATGGTCACCGATGGTCAAGATGAACTAGACGAGTTATacctagtaatattttataggcgGAAAGACCAGcggtcttcactcagaatcgtttttcatatacaatgattttattgaattcatttaattcaaattatcatcatccattacagtgatccacttgtaacctactgtacataaAAGTAACTTCCACTTATCTGTTTTTAGTTATATACGTACcgtaacaacatttttaaatatgaataaataataatcgacacgtgcatattaaatataaacatataatattattttgcttccTGGTTTGTATATTAGCTCGCATTTTGGACGATCTTGCAAACGTATTTTTGAATAGTTCGCCGGCAGCTTGGAGTAATAAACACGAGAATGGTATCACAGCTACAGAATCAAGAGGAGACGAATCTAAAcgaaattgttttcaaatatgTTCGGATGGTTTTGTACGtagctaaattattatttaagtattaagaGGATGCCACACGGGAATTTGTTGTCTTTTTCTTACAAACGTGTAACATAGCAAGTTTTACgttcacaataatacatttctaaaattagagtgaatttacctcttatacaatttaattgcaAGATTGTTATCTTAGACATATCGAAGgcttttattcatatttttattaagaagcaagttatgagcatttttaaactgtacattttttgtaaattctTCTTCTTCATTGGCATCACAACTCTTCAAGAGCTTTTGCCACTACCGACACCTCCTTCCACTTTCTCGACTTTCTACTTTTTTCCCCCAATTCGGTATCTCTAGTTTCTCTAAATCCTGCTTTATTTCATCTATCCAACGCTTCTTTGGACGTCCTCTTAGTCTCCTCCCTGTGGTTTTCTACTCAACCACCGCTTTAAGGTATTCTGAGTTTGGCCTTCTCATCACGTGCcataacaattttattctttGCGCTTTCATAAAGTTGGTTATTCTTGGAACCCCTGTCAAATCTCAAATTTCTTTGCTCCTTATTCTGCTCCAGCATCCTTGTTCGTTACTGGGCCACAGATGGTTCTCAGTATTTTGTTTTCGAATGACTTAAGTTCTTGTTCCATTCTGTTAGCTAAAGACCATACCTCACATCCATAAGTTATCGTTCATCTAATTATCGCCGTGAAGAGGTGTACTTTGATTCTTCTAGAAAACCGTTTAgattttaggtatttattttacgaAAATTATGCTTTTTCTGCCTTGATGATTCGGCTATTTAATTCGATGGACCAGTCATTATAATCCCTGATAGAGGCCCCCAAATATGTAAATTAGTgtacttttttaaatgtatgtccTTGAATCCCTAGATCGTCAGTCTGGTTATTGACTAGTAATAACTCCATCACTTTGGTTTTTACATTTACATTCAGCCCTATGGTTTTGCTTCGTTAATGAGAGCTGCTACGTGCCACACTCTTCCCATCGTCACCAACTATATTCAAATTATCAGCAAACCCTAGAATACCAATTTTCTTTGATGTAATGTCGATACCATAGTTATCCCATTGTATACTCCATACGACTTTCTCAAGTGCAATATTGAACAGTAGTGGTGAAAGAGCGTCACCTTGCTTTAAGCCTGTTACCACTTGGAATTCTTCGGATAGTACGTTGTCAACTCTTACTTGATATTTTGTGTCATTCATGCACACTTTTGTCAAGGAAATAAGCTTAATTGGAATTCTGaattcgtacataatattataaaggctCTCTCGATAAATGCTATAAGCCttttttaaatcaac
This genomic window from Metopolophium dirhodum isolate CAU chromosome 1, ASM1992520v1, whole genome shotgun sequence contains:
- the LOC132934295 gene encoding putative uncharacterized protein DDB_G0282133, which translates into the protein MSCNQLRDRQQNTLIRRIGITTVNRNCLSQSQHTALLSTPKGWTPHGLSFIIKKCRKTGGPAANGRHRETGKHAFFDVNTTIWPHFVKQFLQSAEYNLAPATRIILTKILPSRLNFSDPKWSSYRSTQTELCRFLSNFNPDCDSINWKGDFFRTLTSLIFNYMVQVLCSGRISKKQKMAHVILKKINNVTNEYVLLNSPDNFLQGVQIFVANMLSPWLEKPINYICSKVTSNKDVLIMNKNTVNEIENQKIGIETNDSKTNELSKNKTNRLKLKTTKKSKINQKSKIGKFTKTIGKRRLSLQNSYKATKIIKTNRKSKKGLKFSPVITAVDDSEKIIENHEILSNLVLVRHPVIKNTSKKKIKNNKMSNPFKSKNNQKFKKSKSSKTFVKGSLSSQNSNKVTKTNGKSKKGMQFTPVIAVVDDSNKIFKNHEILSNSVLVSRPGSKSTIKKKIKNNKKLTSVIDAVHDSNKIFENHEILSNSVFASRPGSKSTIKKKIKNNKKSNHIKSKNNQKSKKKISKTIVKGSLSLQNHNKATKKKINGKSKKGLKSVTVIAADDSEKISGNNQILSNSVLIKHSVSKNVSKTKIKSEKTLNILEDVSNTNGRGEYTNVENGNNESMTSNEKLSKSTKQPQNYNTFEADSNGVNKNKFINGDVESFRSATDAENTHAMIDTTHDGRNDDGQRIETVKIRSKSQYDGDGKLLLSKHGGKPTTTIPNRITDSHYYNANEDDGVLYVTDYSKHSVTAANNLSGENDINILRGEELIKYNENTSINLDDDGYSDVNTDYDNGFDDDDGHRIIIKNEDGEELESRILDDLANVFLNSSPAAWSNKHENGITATESRGDESKRNCFQICSDGFAQRLLADTFRNKALTRPEVFDQSTGVAYNICKKDGSNYSVRKTILPQSKNRDLQCTMCPLDKSKLVVNTLIELKN